In Aureibaculum algae, the following are encoded in one genomic region:
- a CDS encoding methyltransferase, which yields METKTQVDPSKIMQVGMGFFASKTMLTAVNMGLFTHLAKTDLTGQSIREKLGLHNRGLYDFLDTLVALGFLKRTGVKETAVYSNAEDTNLFLDKNKPSYIGGMLEMANNRLYPFWNNLEEGLKTGKPQNEAKAGDAPFFEAIYADELRLREFLNAMGGIQIGNFIMFSKVFDFTDYHSLCDAGGAGGYLALQVAINNPHMRCITFDLPPVEPVARENINMMSLSDRVSAQSGDFLTEDLPKADVITMGNVLHDWGTKDKKILIKKAYDALPQGGALVVIENIIDDNRSKNAFGLMMSLNMNIETPEGFDFSAVDFNGWAKECGFSQTSVMPLTGPSSAVIAIK from the coding sequence ATGGAAACAAAAACACAAGTAGACCCTTCCAAAATAATGCAAGTTGGTATGGGATTTTTCGCATCAAAAACAATGTTGACTGCAGTAAACATGGGGTTATTCACGCATCTTGCTAAAACAGATTTAACAGGGCAATCCATCAGAGAAAAATTAGGACTGCACAATCGCGGTCTCTATGATTTCTTAGATACGTTGGTTGCTTTAGGCTTTTTGAAAAGAACAGGAGTTAAGGAAACCGCAGTCTACAGTAATGCCGAGGATACAAATTTATTTCTCGATAAGAACAAACCTAGCTACATTGGTGGAATGCTTGAAATGGCAAATAATCGCTTATATCCTTTTTGGAATAACCTGGAAGAAGGTTTAAAAACTGGAAAACCTCAAAATGAAGCCAAAGCAGGTGATGCTCCCTTTTTTGAAGCGATATATGCGGATGAATTAAGATTAAGAGAATTTTTAAATGCCATGGGAGGTATCCAAATAGGGAATTTTATAATGTTCTCAAAAGTGTTTGATTTTACCGATTACCATTCACTGTGTGATGCAGGAGGTGCAGGCGGATATCTTGCCTTACAAGTAGCCATAAATAATCCACATATGCGTTGTATTACATTTGACCTGCCACCAGTAGAACCTGTTGCCAGAGAAAATATTAATATGATGTCATTGAGTGATCGGGTATCTGCACAGTCAGGTGATTTTTTAACAGAAGACCTTCCTAAAGCTGATGTAATTACCATGGGAAATGTACTGCATGATTGGGGAACAAAAGACAAAAAAATACTCATCAAAAAAGCATATGATGCGTTACCACAAGGTGGAGCATTAGTTGTTATTGAAAATATTATTGATGATAATAGAAGTAAAAATGCATTTGGTTTAATGATGTCATTAAATATGAATATAGAAACCCCCGAAGGTTTCGACTTTTCCGCAGTAGATTTTAATGGCTGGGCTAAGGAATGTGGTTTTTCACAAACATCCGTAATGCCATTGACTGGCCCATCAAGTGCCGTAATAGCTATAAAGTAA
- a CDS encoding YARHG domain-containing protein, translated as MKNILVLIITITLTQSVFSQIENCSECDLKKYSEKDINHLTLLELKILRNEIFARHQYVFTDERLSDYFLNKYDWYKPNNKQLNNIELNHYEKENISLFSKKENEKINIKKTIIKELEIFLTSLNENDTSKINSVINKVTKDFNSEHKNVVVTELKDILTKINIKGIHWYNESGLYKIITDDGYFLNETSIKIKGEEIILSYNDMGHSELLSDKTAFDFGSSYDSTNEYASWYTFEIKNNKLILIKHQAAG; from the coding sequence ATGAAAAATATTCTTGTATTAATCATAACTATCACATTAACACAAAGTGTATTTTCTCAAATTGAAAATTGTTCAGAATGTGATTTAAAGAAATATTCAGAAAAAGACATTAATCATTTAACACTATTGGAACTAAAAATTCTACGTAATGAGATTTTTGCAAGGCATCAATATGTTTTTACAGATGAAAGGTTGAGTGATTATTTCTTAAACAAATATGATTGGTACAAACCGAATAACAAACAATTAAACAATATTGAATTAAACCATTATGAAAAAGAAAATATTAGTCTTTTTTCAAAAAAGGAAAATGAGAAAATTAATATCAAAAAAACTATAATTAAAGAATTAGAAATATTTTTAACTTCTTTGAACGAAAATGATACATCAAAAATAAACAGTGTAATCAATAAAGTAACTAAAGATTTTAATAGTGAACATAAAAATGTTGTTGTAACTGAATTAAAAGATATTCTGACTAAAATAAACATTAAAGGAATTCATTGGTATAATGAAAGTGGATTGTATAAAATAATAACTGATGATGGTTATTTTCTAAACGAAACTTCAATTAAAATAAAAGGAGAAGAAATTATATTAAGCTATAATGATATGGGACACTCCGAATTATTATCAGATAAAACTGCATTTGATTTTGGAAGCAGTTATGATTCAACTAATGAATATGCTTCTTGGTATACATTTGAAATCAAAAACAATAAATTAATATTAATCAAACATCAAGCAGCAGGATAA
- a CDS encoding Crp/Fnr family transcriptional regulator produces the protein MYDKLIDHIRHNVCGTSIEKQIIIEYFTPKLFEKKEHFLKQGYICKLAGFVIDGCYRNYMLSTEGKEVNTGFGFENWWLGDVSSFVNQTPSLINTQFLENTTLLTITAKNHLDLLEKSQCFREYTSKLRSKATTASVVKLSRLSESAKIRYKVLLEKYPKIQQRISQRHIASFLQITPEALCRLRKSEIS, from the coding sequence ATGTACGATAAGCTAATTGATCATATCCGACATAATGTTTGTGGCACCAGTATTGAGAAGCAAATTATTATAGAATATTTTACGCCGAAGCTTTTTGAAAAAAAAGAACATTTCTTAAAGCAAGGCTATATTTGCAAACTTGCTGGTTTTGTTATTGATGGTTGTTATAGAAATTACATGCTTTCTACCGAAGGAAAAGAAGTGAATACCGGGTTTGGTTTTGAAAATTGGTGGCTTGGTGATGTAAGTAGTTTTGTGAACCAAACGCCTTCATTGATTAACACACAATTTCTAGAAAACACAACGCTGCTTACAATTACAGCGAAGAACCATTTAGATTTATTAGAAAAATCTCAGTGTTTTAGAGAATATACGTCTAAGTTACGTTCAAAAGCAACGACGGCTTCAGTGGTAAAACTTTCCAGATTATCTGAATCTGCTAAAATTCGTTATAAAGTATTGCTTGAAAAGTATCCTAAAATCCAACAAAGGATTTCACAGCGACACATTGCTTCATTTCTACAAATTACCCCAGAAGCACTATGTCGTTTAAGAAAATCTGAAATTTCATAA
- a CDS encoding dioxygenase family protein, with product MEKLGNFKLFTDTLSKQSKKTPVLFTSHGSPMDIPLSKSERPFWATLSKLGVELKENYDIKAAVVISAHWETKGTFINSAPLQKQIYDYYGFPKHFYDPIYNAHGAPEIAKEISKIIPEISETVDWGLDHGAWPMLMHLFPKADVPVFQMSLDFNATPQQHFYLGKQLKSLRNKGILIIGSGALIHNIPLAMKKMQLGDIRPYGWETEYDFWLKQQIDTRNFTNLINYKTSHKLGNLAAPTPDHFVPVLYSLGLVEKDEEIKYFYDGLASVPAFSERSFIIG from the coding sequence ATGGAAAAATTAGGAAATTTTAAACTATTTACAGATACCTTATCTAAACAAAGTAAAAAAACGCCTGTTTTATTTACGTCACATGGCAGCCCAATGGATATTCCACTTAGTAAAAGTGAACGTCCATTTTGGGCAACTTTGTCTAAACTTGGAGTTGAGTTAAAAGAAAATTATGACATAAAGGCTGCAGTAGTAATTTCAGCACATTGGGAAACTAAAGGAACCTTTATAAATAGTGCTCCTCTTCAAAAACAGATATATGATTATTACGGATTTCCAAAACATTTTTATGATCCAATATACAACGCACATGGTGCTCCTGAAATAGCGAAAGAAATAAGTAAAATAATTCCAGAAATCTCTGAAACCGTAGATTGGGGATTGGACCATGGAGCTTGGCCAATGTTAATGCATTTGTTTCCGAAAGCAGATGTTCCTGTATTTCAAATGAGTCTGGATTTTAACGCAACGCCACAACAACATTTTTATTTAGGAAAGCAGTTAAAATCACTTCGTAACAAAGGTATATTAATAATTGGTAGTGGGGCATTAATCCACAATATCCCCTTAGCTATGAAAAAAATGCAATTGGGAGATATACGTCCATATGGTTGGGAAACAGAATATGATTTTTGGTTAAAACAACAAATCGATACTAGAAATTTCACCAATTTAATCAATTACAAAACCAGTCATAAACTAGGAAATTTGGCAGCACCAACACCAGATCATTTTGTTCCTGTATTATATAGTTTGGGACTAGTAGAAAAAGATGAAGAAATAAAGTATTTTTATGATGGCCTGGCTTCTGTACCTGCCTTTAGTGAAAGAAGTTTTATAATAGGATAA
- a CDS encoding DoxX family protein, with translation MANQKNNKAIHISLWIAQGLLVVMFIMAGAMKLSQPIETLTESLPWVTSVPNLLVKFIGLSEFLGALGLLVPSIFRFKPFLTVWAAIGLAVIMILAAIFHATRGEFSAIGMNMILMSISLFIAWGRSKKAPIQSKYK, from the coding sequence TGGCAAATCAAAAAAACAACAAAGCAATTCATATTTCACTTTGGATTGCACAAGGATTATTAGTAGTGATGTTTATTATGGCAGGAGCCATGAAACTTTCTCAACCTATTGAAACACTAACGGAATCTTTACCTTGGGTAACTTCTGTTCCAAATCTATTAGTTAAATTTATTGGTCTTAGTGAATTTTTAGGTGCTTTAGGTTTATTGGTTCCATCAATTTTTCGATTCAAACCATTTTTAACCGTTTGGGCCGCAATAGGTCTTGCGGTTATTATGATTTTAGCAGCTATTTTTCATGCGACAAGAGGAGAGTTTTCGGCAATAGGAATGAATATGATACTAATGTCCATTTCTTTATTCATTGCTTGGGGAAGAAGTAAAAAAGCTCCTATACAGTCAAAATATAAGTAG
- the rapA gene encoding RNA polymerase-associated protein RapA translates to MEIFFPNQRYTSKGEPDLGVGILKEASKEKVQIYFPLSNETRLYAVESAPLQRVVFKIGDTIMDAKGQPLLIEHVEIVNNLYVYYGKDKKITEAALGDVSANHSVDDRLFMGDVDTPQAFALRRETLQHEYKRRLSPVHGFVGGRIDLIPHQLYIAHEVSSRYAPRVLLSDQVGLGKTIEACLILHRLLLSGRISRVLILVPESLLHQWFVEVLRRFNMWFNIFDEERCAALDDNAPDGNPFLDNQLIICSTEFLAGSAKRTKQAISANWDMLVVDEAHNLEWSVNNISPEYRIVELLSKVAKGLLLLTATPEQLGVESHFARLRLLDPNRYENYNDFINESSNHKSIASIVEKLHLGKPLESKDTKILEAIFSKESIQLVIDGKNEAKDNLIENLLDQHGPGRVLFRNTRSGMSGFPKRKAHLIPIKVEKDKELWLERLSNEFAFEMTPDETANNQQFWFAKDPRVQWLLTTIKELYPAKVLLICKQKEKVLALEEILTKRGNFKVGVFHEDLTIVQRDRNAAWFSEPDGAQILLCSEIGSEGRNFQFAHHLILFDLPLNPELLEQQIGRLDRIGQKKDIHIHIPYLTNSPQHILVRWFHEGLNAFEKNIEGGNKISKLFSNRLLELSKLNTEAAHKSALEALIMETSTFQKELQKSLADGRDKLLEMNSFRPKIATKLIKQIQAEDSDKSLENYMTKVFNHFDIEMEDLASRSYHLKPTSLITEIFPSIPMEGIGVTFDRKHALSREEISFLSWDHPMTTDAIDMVLSSGTGSASYGVLKGSKSPGLLLELIFILETPTRQNIAVDRFLPNTPLRVVVDHAGNEVTEEYPVDVLNKKLIPGQIDALLDNEAIVETLLPNMIAVATKLAKEMSNKAIANGLDSMNLTLNHEIGRLKLLQEKNNNIRPEEIQIACDDQIALTEIIKNARVRMDAIQLIRKE, encoded by the coding sequence ATGGAGATTTTTTTTCCAAATCAAAGATATACGAGTAAAGGTGAACCTGATTTAGGGGTTGGTATTTTAAAAGAAGCTAGCAAAGAAAAAGTACAGATCTATTTTCCCTTGTCTAATGAAACACGATTATACGCAGTTGAAAGTGCTCCTTTACAACGCGTTGTTTTTAAAATTGGTGATACAATAATGGATGCAAAAGGGCAACCATTACTTATAGAACATGTTGAAATAGTCAACAATCTATACGTCTATTATGGCAAAGACAAAAAAATAACTGAGGCAGCACTTGGTGATGTGTCAGCAAATCACAGTGTAGATGACCGTCTTTTTATGGGAGATGTAGACACGCCACAAGCCTTTGCTTTGCGTAGAGAAACATTACAACACGAATATAAACGGAGATTATCGCCTGTACATGGATTTGTAGGCGGAAGAATCGATCTTATTCCACATCAATTGTATATTGCACATGAAGTGAGTTCAAGGTATGCTCCTCGTGTCTTACTTTCTGACCAAGTTGGACTTGGTAAAACTATTGAAGCTTGCTTAATCCTTCATCGTTTATTATTGAGCGGACGCATTTCTAGAGTGCTCATTCTTGTTCCTGAATCGTTATTACATCAATGGTTTGTTGAAGTTTTACGTCGATTTAATATGTGGTTTAATATTTTTGATGAAGAACGTTGTGCAGCACTTGATGACAATGCACCTGATGGTAATCCTTTTTTAGACAATCAACTTATAATTTGTAGTACTGAATTTTTAGCCGGTTCTGCCAAGCGAACGAAGCAGGCAATTTCGGCTAACTGGGATATGCTTGTGGTTGATGAAGCTCATAATCTGGAATGGTCTGTTAACAACATAAGCCCAGAGTATCGAATTGTAGAACTTTTGAGTAAAGTTGCAAAAGGGTTATTACTGCTTACGGCTACACCAGAACAATTAGGCGTAGAAAGTCATTTTGCACGACTCCGATTACTTGATCCTAACAGGTATGAAAACTATAATGATTTTATAAATGAATCTTCAAATCATAAAAGTATTGCCTCTATTGTTGAAAAATTACATCTAGGAAAACCCCTTGAATCTAAGGATACTAAAATTTTAGAAGCTATTTTTTCAAAAGAAAGCATACAATTAGTAATTGATGGAAAAAATGAAGCCAAGGATAATCTTATTGAAAACCTACTAGATCAACATGGTCCAGGCAGAGTATTATTCCGAAATACTAGATCTGGAATGAGTGGCTTTCCAAAACGAAAGGCACATTTAATTCCCATAAAAGTAGAAAAAGACAAGGAGCTGTGGTTAGAACGTTTAAGCAATGAATTTGCTTTTGAAATGACTCCAGATGAAACTGCAAATAATCAACAATTTTGGTTTGCCAAAGATCCACGTGTCCAGTGGCTGTTAACCACTATAAAAGAGCTTTATCCTGCAAAAGTACTACTGATTTGTAAGCAGAAAGAAAAGGTGCTGGCTTTAGAAGAAATCTTAACAAAACGTGGAAATTTTAAAGTTGGTGTATTTCATGAAGATCTTACCATAGTGCAACGCGATAGAAATGCGGCATGGTTCTCAGAACCCGATGGTGCTCAAATACTGCTTTGTTCAGAAATAGGAAGTGAAGGACGAAATTTTCAATTTGCTCATCACCTCATCTTATTTGATTTGCCTTTGAATCCTGAATTGTTAGAACAGCAAATAGGACGCCTAGACAGGATTGGTCAAAAAAAAGATATTCATATTCATATCCCCTACCTTACCAATAGTCCACAACATATACTTGTAAGATGGTTTCATGAAGGCCTGAATGCCTTTGAAAAGAACATTGAAGGTGGAAATAAAATTTCTAAATTATTTAGTAATCGGCTACTTGAACTATCAAAACTAAACACTGAAGCTGCACATAAATCAGCATTAGAAGCTTTGATTATGGAAACGTCAACTTTCCAAAAGGAACTACAAAAAAGTCTAGCCGATGGCAGAGATAAATTACTAGAAATGAATTCTTTTCGCCCAAAAATAGCCACAAAATTAATCAAACAAATTCAAGCAGAAGACAGCGATAAAAGTCTTGAAAATTATATGACAAAAGTCTTTAATCATTTTGATATTGAAATGGAAGACCTCGCTTCTCGAAGCTATCATTTAAAACCTACGTCTCTAATCACTGAAATTTTTCCGTCGATACCCATGGAAGGCATTGGCGTTACATTTGACAGAAAACATGCTCTTAGCAGAGAGGAAATCAGTTTTCTAAGTTGGGATCATCCCATGACCACCGATGCCATAGATATGGTGTTAAGTTCAGGTACAGGTAGTGCTAGCTATGGAGTTCTCAAGGGAAGCAAAAGCCCTGGTCTTCTACTTGAACTCATTTTTATTCTTGAAACACCAACACGACAAAACATAGCTGTAGACCGTTTTCTACCCAACACACCACTAAGAGTTGTTGTAGACCATGCGGGTAATGAGGTTACAGAGGAGTATCCTGTTGACGTATTAAACAAAAAATTAATACCTGGTCAAATAGACGCTTTACTGGATAATGAAGCCATCGTTGAAACACTACTGCCCAATATGATTGCAGTGGCTACAAAATTAGCTAAAGAGATGAGCAACAAAGCAATAGCAAATGGTTTAGATAGTATGAACTTAACGTTGAATCATGAAATTGGCAGACTAAAACTATTACAAGAGAAAAACAATAATATAAGACCAGAAGAAATTCAAATAGCTTGTGATGACCAAATAGCTCTAACTGAAATCATTAAAAACGCACGTGTAAGGATGGATGCTATTCAATTGATCA